In Armatimonadota bacterium, the genomic stretch TCAGGAGTGCCGGACATTGCGGTTAAACGAGGAGATAGCATTGAACATCGGTCCGGGTGAAACACTTGTCGGAATAGAAATCCTCGATGCCAAGGAAGTGTTAGGTAAAGGCGAACTGCCTGAAATAGTCCTTGAGAACCTGCACCTGGCACAAGCTGCATGATGTAAGCATGGATTATATAACGATCATAGGAGGCGGGCTTGCCGGGTGCGAGGCCGCCTTTCAAATTGCTAATAGGGGATTGCATGTCAGGCTCTATGAGATGAGACCTGTCGTGATGACACCTGCGCACCGCTCAGGCAACCTCGGTGAACTGGTGTGCTCGAGTTCGCTTAAGTCCAACTCGCCTATGACAGCGCACGGCCTGCTCAAAGAAGAGATGCGCGCTATGGGCTCGATCATACTCGAATGTGCGGCAAAAGCATCAGTTCCGGGAGGCGATGCACTATGTGTGGACAGAGAGCGCTTCGGCGAACTGGTCACTAACGCTATTGAGAGCAATCCCAATATCGAAGTCATCCGCGAACAGGTCACACAGATTCCGACCGACAGACCCTGTATAATAGCGACCGGTCCTCTCACATCTCCCGCGCTTTCAGAAAGTATCCGTGAGCTTACCGGAGCAAATAATCTCCACTTCTTCGACGCTATTGCGCCCTCTGTGGATGCAGACAGCATCGATTACAACAAGTGTTTCAAACAGTCTCGCTATGACAAGGGCGAGGCCGCGTATATAAACTGCCCCATGACACGCGAAGAGTATGAGGCGTTTATTGATGCTCTGGTAGATGCTAAGATAGCTGATCTGCACCTGGAGGAAGAAAAGGACGCGCAGTATTTCGAAGGTTGCCTGCCTGTTGAAGTGATCGCAAAGCGGGGTAGGGATACGCTCGCCTACGGCACCATAAAGCCTGTCGGCCTGACTGACCCGCATACAGGCCGTAGGCCCCATGCAGTAGTCCAACTCAGGCAGGAAAATGCCGAGGGCACTGTCTATGGCCTGGTCGGTTTCCAGACCCAACTCAGGCAGGGCGAGCAGGACCGGGTCTTTAGGATGATCCCTGGTCTGGAGCATGCCGAGTTTGTAAGGTACGGCGCAGTCCATCGCAATACGTATATCGGCTCGCCCAATCTGCTCACAGCCGCGCTGCACACTAAAGTTGATATGGGTCTCTTCTTTGCAGGCCAGGTTGTAGGAGTGGAGGGGTATATGGAGTCGGCTGCGTCGGGGATAGTTGCCGGAATCAATGCCGCGAGGGTCGCGCTTGGACAATCGCCCGTCATCCCGCCCAAGGAGACAGTCATAGGCGCATTGCTGGATCACGTAGCAAACTGCCCGATAGACGATTTCGAGCCGATGAACTCCAACTTCGGTATTCTTCCTCCTATACTCGAAAAACACCCCAAAAAGATGCGCAAAGAGATGAAAGTGGCGCGCGCGCAGCAGGCCATGCGCGAGTTCGTGAGCCGTCTGAGCTAAAGCCTCCCCGCTTTACTCCCGATATATTAGATGGAAAAACACGAGGGAGGCAAAGATGGAAAAGATATTGAAATATGGCGCGCTCGTTTGCGCGTTTGTGGTGCTTGCTGCCGCGCCGGTATGCGCAAAAGTTGCAAGCAAGTATGAAGTAGTGGATATTGTTGGAACTCAGGATATCTATATCAACACTGCTTTGGGTATCAACAACTCAGGCGTGATTTATGGCAGCGCTTATCAGCGAAGCACGAGCACTTGGGGTATCTATAGATACAATACAACCACCGGCGCAACTGGGTTCACAGATCAGATGCACATCGCTAGAGATATCAACAACTCTGGAGCGATTGTCGGGTTTTATTCAATGAGAAACGGTGAAGACCAATATTGTGTGTGGAATGCAGATGGGTCTATCACCGATCTGCCGCACATGCAGGTCTCTTATTATCTTAGTGGCTCCAATACATCTATCAACGATTCAGGCGTTGTGCTTGGCAACAGCAACGGTTCAATCCTAAGCCGCACATCCACCTTTATCTGGACGCAGGGCACCGGTATATCGGCTCCTCCTCTTCCTGCCGGATCGGATGTATGGACTGTCAATGGTTTCAACAACAACGGCTACTATCTCGGAACTTACCAAAAAGGCTTGAATACCATCATCAGTGATGTGCCCATACCGCTGCCGGATATTGTTGATGGGCCGCCATATGTATACAGCGTGCCGGAGTATCGAGATGCGATATGGTCAGGCGACGGCAGCTATAGTGAAATACTAAGCCCTGCCGAGAATCAGACACTGAGATGCAATTTCCTGAATGATCAAAACCAGGTTACCGGAACCATATACAGCGGTAATAATGAGACACACGTCTTCTTATGGAGCTCAGCAGATGGGATGCTGGATATTACACCCGGCGTGGGTAATGACTTTTGGTGCGATGCCCTTAACAATAACGGCCAGGTGTTATTGGAAGGATGCACTCACATTGGCGATACCTATACAGGCGGAAACTACATTTGGGATGCGGATGATGGCCTGGTTTCAGTTCAAAACCTGATTGACCCGGAGAGCGGTTGGCATCTTGAGAACTTCAGAGGGATCAACGACAACGGCTGGATCGTGTCCGGCGCGTACAATGAGATAACTCATGAATCGCGCGATATAGTCCTCCGCCCGATTACCACACCAGAGCCCGGCAGTGTAGTCGCGCTGATTGCAGGGCTGGTCGGTCTGGCGGGCTTTGCCTCCAGGCGAAAACCCTCGAAATAATGCTATACGGGGCGCGAGTATATCTTGCGCCCCGATCAAACGTAAATCGCATTAACCTGCCCCGTCACCTGTTCCGTCCTGATTTGACTTCCTCGCTTGCCCCTATTACCATGAATACGGACTGAGTCTACAATGACTATAGGCGAAGCCGAAAATATTATTATACAGGGTGATGAAATGACGATTTACGAAGACTTGAAATGGCGAGACATTATATTCCAGAGTTCGGATCCGGAGGGAATTCCCGAGCTTCTTGCAAAGGCCGGCCAAACCCTGTATTGCGGCTTCGACCCGACTGCAGCCAGCCTGCACATAGGCAGCCTGCTGCCTCTGCTTACACTCAAACGCTTCCAGCTTGCCGGACACAAGCCCATAGCGCTGGTTGGCGGCGCGACAGGCCTGATCGGTGACCCAAGCGGCAAGACGACCGAGCGTACGCTCAACACCAAGGAGACAGTCGATGGGTATGTTGCGGGAATCCGCTCGCAGATAGAGAGAATACTCGATCCGTCCGGCTCCACCGGCGTTCGGGTGGTCAATAACTATGACTGGGTCGCTCCCATCACGGCGATTGAGTTTTTGCGTGATGTGGGCAAGCATTTCAGCGTCAATATGATGATGGCCAAGGACTCTATCAGCGCCAGGCTCGAAAGGGACGAAGTCGGTATATCCTACACCGAGTTCAGCTACATGCTGCTGCAGGCGTATGACTTCTATCATCTCTACAAAGAGTGTGACTGCAAATTGCAGGTCGGAGGCGCCGACCAGTGGGGCAACATGACCGCCGGGATAGAGTTGGTGAGAAGAAAGCTTTCAAAACAGGCATACTGTCTCACCTTCCCGCTGGTCACCAATGCTGCGGGCCAGAAGTTCGGCAAGTCAGAGGCAGGCGCAATCTGGCTTGATGCTGAGCTGACTTCGCCCTACGCGCTGTATCAGTATTTCGTGAATACGGACGACCGCGACGTCGTGAAATATCTTAAGTACTTCACTCTTCTGAGCCATGAGGAGATATCTGACCTGATCAATAAGGTTGAAACCCAGCCTGAACGCCGCGAAGCGCAGAAGAAACTGGCCTATGAAGTGACTGCTATCATCCACGATAAGACCGAAGCAGATAAAGTGGTTGCGGCAAGCCAGGCTCTCTTCGGTGACAGCGACCTTGCGAGTGTCGATCTGAAGACGCTGCTTGCGGCTGTGGAGAGCGCGCCTGCGTTGAACTATGAGTCAGTCGAATCGGTTCCCAATGCCTTGCAGCTTGCGGTCGACAGCGGCCTGATAGCTTCAAAGTCCGAAGCAAGGCGCCAGATAGGCGCCGGGGGAGTATATATTAATAACCAGCGAGTCTCTGATATAGACTTCCAGCCTAAAGCGTCCGATTTCATACATGGCGCTCTGCTTTTGATCAGAAGAGGCAAGAAGAACTATGCTGTCGTGAAGTTGGACTGACAGGAACGGAGTGAAGGTGGAGATGCTCTTCGCTTTCCACCTTCTACTCTCCACTTGACTACCAACTGGTCCTGATCGTATATGTGATGGTTACCTCGCCGTCCTTGGGCACATTCACCGGAAACTCGATAGTGCTTGCGTCCTTTTTGACGTAGTCACAGGTAGATTTGACAACTTTCCAGTCGGACCATACATGGTCGACCACCTTGACTTCTACAGGCACATCCTTATGGTTTCTGATCTTGACCTCGAAACTCTCCTCGACTACATTTGCGGCTATTTTTCTATAATTCGTGCGCTTGTAGTCACCCACAACATCAAACGCATCGCCTATATACAGCCGAATTTTTTCATCCTTAGGAGTATGGTCGATAGCATCTTCACCGATAAACTGCTGGCTGCCTGTGTCGTCGAACTTGTAGACCCTGATCTTGCCCGCCGGAAGAGGCATGCCCATGTGGTTTTCCTTGGAGTTCTTGAGCTCTAAGATGACATTCACTTTGTGATAGTCCGACGTGTCGTAGCCGCTGCCCGGGTCGTATTCTTTTCTGCCCGGATAGAACCAACTCTTGAACCAGTCGCCGCGAGCGTCATAGATCATCTCTTTCTTTACACCGGCGTTGGATGCGTTGAGCAGTGAGAGCTGTTTGGTTTCGTTATCTCGAATATCAGTCGGACGATCCATCGTATACATGTGATACTCAGAGAAGCTCTTCTCTTCAAATTGAGGCGCGCTGGCTGCATAAAGGGCACTGGTAGGGATCTCAGACTTATCGTAGCGATATGTGTTCTGCATCCTTCGCACATCACCCGCCATCAAAGTCAGCTTGGCATTTTGGTATGTGGCGCCGCTCTGGTTGTTGAGTGTTACCCATCCCGCCAGATCCAGAGCCGAGTCGTCTTTATTGACCAGTGCAACGTAATCGGCCTTCCAGCCTATCCCATCCGTTATATAGCTGATCTCGACATTCTGATCACACGCCTTATTACTGGCAACCAGCCAGTTGAGAGTCGGCTTGGGGTGCAGGCCTTCGGGCATCTGCTTCAAAGTTATCTGACCCGACGGGTTCATCACCAGGTTACCGTCGTCCGTCCTGATTACAATGCCGCCGTTAGCCGGAGGGTTCAAAAGAATACCCTCCTGCTGGCGCATGGAGCCGTCCATACTGAAATTGGTGAACACAACTCTCTGGCCGACGGACTTATTGAGAATATTGTCCGGGCTGATGAGGTCATACTGATAGTTCTGCTCCAGGATCGAGACCGAATTAGGAGCCGTGAGGGACTTAAACAGCACGCTGGTCGGGTCGATCTTTGCAGCCACATCCTCGACATCTATCGAGTTCGCTCCCTGTGTCAGGCTCACCGCGCGGGTGTCCTTGACCAGTGCGAAGTTGCCGTTATATACAGTCAGAGCAATCGATTTTGGGCTTGATACAGTGGCAGCCATGCCGGCGCTCGCCAGCGCAAGCACAGCGGCAATGTAAACTATAGTCTGTTTCATTTGTTTCCTCCCTGCAGAGCTAGATATATTATTAGACGAGACTCGACTGCATTTGTCATCCGATAAGTTCAACAACTTTTGGCAGGAATTATGGTGATTGTGAAGAATATAATGACATAAGCGGTTCGATCAAAGCAATTTACGCTAAGTAAAATGCACGTCTTGGTTTTAATACCGTATCTTCAGAGTACTTCCTTGATACAAGTTTATGGCCGTACTTTACTTAGGAGGAAAAAATGCCAAGCAGCCGTTGTTTATTTGCATTATTGCTGATAATGTCGGTCCTGATTTCGGGGTGCAATAGCCTCGTTGGGAGAACCGGCGGCAAGGGTTTGTTAATAGTCGTCCAGCCGGACCCGACTGCCAAGGTCTACTGGTCTACGACAAAGAACGGACGTGCAAAGATACTCGAGGAGACTCGAGACTTACTGGAACGGCGGCTTGCCGGCGTTGATGGAGTGATAGACCCAAGTGTCGAACTACGCGGCGATGCATTGGAGTTTGTGATACCGGATAGTATCAACAGCAAAACCGTGCTATCCCAGCTCATTGCAAGCGGGAAGCTGGAGTTTTATTTCCTCAAGGATATTCAGGGTCAAAAAAATCCGATTGGCAAGTGGCGTATGGAAGCTCCCACGATGCCGAACGCGGGATACATTTTCACAGACTCGAAGAGAAACGCCATAAACAGTATAAATAATCCAAACGACGTGTTAGTAAAAGTTGTCGATGTATCCAACAATAAGCCCATTCTGACGGGTCGAGATGTGCTGCCCAACGCTAAAGCAAACATCAATCGGGTAAACCAGATTGTGGTTTGCATTGAGTTTAATGCTGATGGCGCTCGAAAGTTCAGCAATTTTACCAGAGAGCATGTGGACGATTATCTGGCTGTTTTCTTTAATGATCGGCTTATTACTTCTCCCAAAATCAACGAGCCTATTCTGGGATCAGAAGCTGAGATAGCAGGGTTTGTCAACCTGAGACAAGCCAAGCAAGCTGCGGACCAGCTAAACTCCGGTCAAATGCCTGTAATGCTGCGAGTAGTCTCAAAGAAACATGTCAAAATGTAGTTTTATCAGCTTGGCGGATTGACCACTCATCCAATTGTCCGGAATGCTCAATATCACGCGTGTTTTCCTCATCCGACAGGATTTCGGTTGACAACAGCCTCTGCGTTGTGGTACTTTTCACACAGTAATTTACCCACCGACCTAATAATGACGAGGAAGCATTATGAATTTTCTGGCGCCGGCGCCGCAGCAAAAGCGACTGCCTGATGATGAAGTAAAGAAGCGTTATCCAAAATACCGATGGCGAGTGATGGAGTCGACGTTCATCGGGTATGCGATGTTCTATCTGGTCCGCAATAACTTCTCTGTAGTCTCCAAGGACATACAGGGGGCGCTTCACTACACCAAGTCCGATATCGGTAGCATCCTCGCGATCTCGGCCGCCACATACGGTCTGGGCAAATTCCTTATGGGCGCAGTATCGGACAGAAGCAACCCCCGCAAGTTTATGGCGCTCGGGCTGTTTCTTACCGCGATCTGCAACTTTGCCTTCGGCGGTGTGCAGAACCTAAACATACACATCTGGTTGTGGGCTCTTAACGGTTTCTTTCAGGGAATGGGCTGGCCTCCCTGCGGTCGATCAATGGGCCACTGGTTTAGTGAGCGCGAGCGCGGCCTGACATTCAGTATATGGAACACCGCTCACAATGTCGGCGGCGGGCTTGCCGGTGTTGTAACGGCCTGGGCGGTCACGTCCTTCGGCGGGTGGCAATATGCGTTTTACGTGCCCGGAGCAATCGCGCTGGCATGTTCTATATATATATTCTTTAGGCTCTGCGATACCCCGCAGTCGGTCGGGCTTCCGCCGGTTGAGGAGTATCGTAATGATTATCCCGCTGCGCAGGAAGAGTGCACGAACCTCGAGCGCGAACTCACCACAAAAGAGCTTTTCGTCAACAATGTTCTAAAGAACAAGCTCATCTGGCTTCTTGCCGTTGCCAACTTTTTTACCTATGTCTCGCGTTACAGTATGCTCGACTGGGGTCCAATGTATCTGCGCGAGATGAAAGATGCCACACTGATTGGCGGCGGTATTGCGGTGCTCATAACCGAGTTCGGCGGGATCCCATCGACTATCTTTTTCGGGTGGATATCGGACAAGGTCGGCGGGCGCCGCGGCATGATCTGCACACTGTGTATGATACCGGTATTGGGCGCGTTCACAACTATTCTGTTCACTCCGCCGAGTATGATATGGCTGGACATGGTAATGCTCGGGCTTGTGGGGTTCTTTGTGTATCCGGTCATTAACCTGATCGCAATCATTGCTCTGGACCTGACATCGAAAAAAGCGATAGGCACTGCAGCCGGGTTTATCGGTTTGTTTGGTTATATAGGCAGAATGGTGGAGGCCAAGGGCTTTGGCTGGATGCTTGACCATTTCGGCGCAACATACGGCAAGAGCGCAGCATGGCATATAGTCATATACGGCATTCTGGGCTGCACATTCCTTGCGGGAGCGCTGCTGGCATTTACGTGGAACATAAGGCCCTGCAAAGTCAAGCGCAAGTCTGCATAGCTAAACCTCGCCCCGGCCCTCTCCCACGGGAGAGGACGCAGCCTCCCAATATTCATCTTTAGTGGCCCGATACAGTGCCGTTTATCGATGAGCGAGTTCGGCTGAAAGGTCAAGGTATAGTTTAATGGCTTCCGGCGGCGTGTTCCATGGGATCTGGTTTCCGATGCACATAAAGTAGCCGCCGCATATTTTGGCAGTCTCCACCATGCTCTCGACCATGGCGCGTATCTCCGTGGGATTATTTCGCATAAGTATGCGCACATCCCCTTCACCCGCAAGAAAAATATCACCGTATCTGTGTGCAATAGCTTTGAAGTCAGTATGGGGTTCAGTGATGATGCCTGTCGCACCACATGCCATAACATCGTCTGCATAACGGTCCATGCATCCGTCGGACATAAAGATAGTCCTTTTACCGCCGGCTTTGAGTATGCTCCAATACTCCTCATATCTGGGGAACACATACTTATTCATCCAAGCTGGTGAGCAGACAGGACCCCTGGTGTTTACGATATCGTCATGGCAGACGACGAAATTGACCGGCAGCTTGGCAAAAGCCGTGAAGAGCCGCCTGTTGATTTCTGCGAATTCGTCCATTATGCGCTCGAACCTGTCATCCAGGCAAGTCTCAAGAAAAAGCTCCCACCCGAATGTCAGCAGCGGCCACATAAAAGTAGTATTGTAGAAGCTGACCATTGCCGTTGAGCCTTCGGGCGCAGTGTCTCCCCACTCGGCTGGAAATCCCGGTCGATATGCATTGTATATTACGTCAACGCTCGAATAGTCCCGACCTTCATTAATCGGCACGCCGGTCAGATCGATATTTTCAAGCGGAGAGTAGGCAAACACGTCCTCTGCGCTTTTGAACCGATTTCCCCAGTCCCAGTGACTCGTCTCGGAATCGCCCCAGCGGACATGATGGAGGCCTTCGCCGTCCGTATTTGCGGTATCCCCATCGGAACCGAGAGTGGGACGCGGCTTAGGATCATCCGTCTCGAATACCGGAAGAGCAAGCTGCGGATATAGCTCCCGAAGTTTTTGACGACAGCGCTTCGGGTGTTCATAGTAATCGATACCCGTCAGAAAGGTCTCTGCATCGGGGCACGACCAATGCTCCCAATGCGGCACACGTTTGGGCGCTTTGCCCATATAGGCCAGATAGTCGTTTGTAAATTCCATCCATCCATCCCCGCGATATATGTTATTTCTGAACATGTTAGTGTGGCTAAACGCACTATATCTAACACGAGCATTATAGTTACCCATATAGAGCGTGTCAACAAAATTGGGGTATATATTCAAAGCACAAATTTATGCAGTTTTTGCAAACGGAGGACGTGCATGACAACAAAAAAGTATATGACCCTGTCAGTCGTCATATTGGCGATTTTCGCATTAGTTGCGTCTGCGAGCGCTGTGGTATCGGTAGGCAGCAAGGCGTCTGACTTTCAACTGACGAGTGTGGATGGGAAAAGCGCGATAAAGCTCTCGAGCTATTTCGGAAAACCTATGCTTCTGGTATACTGGGCAAGTTGGTGTCCGCACTGCCGTACTGAGGTCCCGGTGGTTCAAAAGATATACAACGACCTTCACTCTGCTGGGCTGGAGATAGTCGGCGTCAGCTTTGATAGAAGCGCCAAGGACGCTCGGGATTTCATGAAGTCAAAGTCCGTAACATTTCCTGTGGCTTTCGGAGGTACGGATCAGGGCATGAAAGTAGCCGATATTTATGGTGTCAGCGGCATACCGGTCACGTTCGTGCTCGACAAAAATGCGGTAGTGAAGACAGTCTTTAGAGGTGACCCCGGGGAGAAGGCAATACGCGCGGAACTTACAAAATTAGGTTTGTCGAAGTAGATTTGACAGTCGATTCTTATTTGTGGTACACTCACAAGGTATGAGTCGAAATGCAAAAGCTATGTGGGGCGGCATTGAGGCTGACAGACAGGCTTTTGCATTTTGATTTGGAGGTGCAATTAATTGGCGCTTGTTAAAGAAAAGAAAACAGTATTAATAGACGAGTACAAGCAGCACGACGGCGATACGGGTTCGCCTGAGGTTCAGATAGCACTGCTCAGCGCTCGGATCAACCAGCTCACCGAGCATCTGAAGGAGCACAAGAAAGATCACCACTCCAGAAGAGGCTTACTGATGATGGTCGGCCAGCGTAGAAGGCTTCTGAACTATCTGAGCAACAAGGATATCACCCGATATCGTGAGGTAATTGCTCGGCTCGGCATTAGACGCTAGGAGACAATATATTCGGAATGACAATTAACAAAGTGGAGATTGAGCTTGGCGGTAAGACTATTGCCCTGGAGACGGGACGTATAGCAAACCAGGCTAATGGCGCGGTATTGCTGAGCTGTGGCGAAACCATAGTTATGGCCACGGCAACCATGAGCGCTAAACCGAGGGAAGGAATGAACTTCTTCCCTCTTATTTGCGATTATGAAGAGAGGAAATACGCCGTCGGTAAGATCCCCGGCGGTTTTGTGAAAAGGGGCGGACGTCCCTCTGAGAAGGCTGTTCTCACCTCTCGTTTAATCGACAGGCCTATGAGGCCGCTTTTCCCCGACGGCATGCGAAATGACGTTCAGGTCATCGCGATGCCTATTTCAATGGAGCCGGAGTCACCCGCTGATGTTCTGGCGGTTACGGCTGCATCGGCTGCACTCGCGATATCTGATATTCCCTGGGGCGGTCCGTTGGCTTGCGTCAGGGTCTGCAGAGTCAACGGCGAACTCGTCCTGAACCCGTCAATCGAGCAGATCAATGAGTCCGATATGGAACTTGTGGTCGCGGGCATGGACGGCAAGGTCATGGAGATCGAGCTCGAAGCGGGCGAAGCGACCGAAGACGAATTGATGATAGCGATGGATTTTGCGCACGAAGCGATAGACAAACTTGTTGCGCTTCAGCGTGAACTGATCGAGAAAGTCGGCAAGCCTAAAGTTGAGGTTCCGATTCTTGCGCCGGACCCCGAACTCTATGAAGAGATCGCTCCAAAGATTGCCCCTCGGATAGCCGAGTTTATAAAGAATCCCGAAAACGCAGCTAAAGAAAAGGCAATTTTCGATCTGGAAGCGCAGCTAAAGAATGAGTTGGCTGAAGAATATCCTGAGCGCGAAGCAGAGATCGGCGAGATCGTCTATAAGGTAATTAAAAAGCAGGTTCGCCGGATGATCCTCGAAGAGGGCGCGCGCGCCGACGGCCGGGCTCTGGACGAAATCCGCCCACTTAAGGCCGAAGTCGGTTTCCTGCCGAGAGTTCACGGGTCAGCTCTGTTTTCAAGAGGACAGACACAGGTGCTTACTGCACTTACACTCGGCTCACTGGATGATGCGCAGAAAGTGGACAGCCTCGAGGAAGACACAGAGAAGCGCTTTATGCACTTCTATAATTTCCCACCATACAGCGTCGGCGAAGTCAGCCCGCTGAGGGGCGCCGGAAGACGTGAAGTCGGTCATGGCGCGCTTGCGGAGAAGGCTCTTCGGCCTATGATTCCTCCGACTGAGGAATTTCCATACGCTATGCTGGTGACATCCGATGTTATGGAGTCTAACGGCTCCACATCGATGGCAAGCACCTGCGGATGTACCCTCGCATTATTGGATGCGGGAGTGAAGCTTAAGGCACCTGTTGCAGGT encodes the following:
- a CDS encoding polyribonucleotide nucleotidyltransferase — protein: MTINKVEIELGGKTIALETGRIANQANGAVLLSCGETIVMATATMSAKPREGMNFFPLICDYEERKYAVGKIPGGFVKRGGRPSEKAVLTSRLIDRPMRPLFPDGMRNDVQVIAMPISMEPESPADVLAVTAASAALAISDIPWGGPLACVRVCRVNGELVLNPSIEQINESDMELVVAGMDGKVMEIELEAGEATEDELMIAMDFAHEAIDKLVALQRELIEKVGKPKVEVPILAPDPELYEEIAPKIAPRIAEFIKNPENAAKEKAIFDLEAQLKNELAEEYPEREAEIGEIVYKVIKKQVRRMILEEGARADGRALDEIRPLKAEVGFLPRVHGSALFSRGQTQVLTALTLGSLDDAQKVDSLEEDTEKRFMHFYNFPPYSVGEVSPLRGAGRREVGHGALAEKALRPMIPPTEEFPYAMLVTSDVMESNGSTSMASTCGCTLALLDAGVKLKAPVAGISIGLITGEDKKVLLTDIQGLEDFHGDMDFKVAGSRNGVTAIQVDTKTDGLTRDVVEGALQKAKEARMKILDVIASAIPEARENMSEYAPRVFVVEIHPDKIGDIIGPGGKVIKKIEAETGAKLDIEQDGHVYITAVDAAGGERAKKIVEDITKEVQVGEVYTGKVTRIEPFGAFVELTPGKDGLVHISQLAKERVERTEDVCQLGDELLVKVIEISPDGKIRLTRRGLIEGDEDYVAPPPEPRGGRGGGRPHGGDRGGYRDRGPREGGDGPGARFRPKR